From a single Mesorhizobium shangrilense genomic region:
- a CDS encoding NYN domain-containing protein: MFDPREKIALFIDGANLYATSRALGFDIDYRKLLSSFQKRGYLLRAYYYTALVEDQEYSSIRPLIDWLDYNGFKVVTKPAKEFTDSTGRRKIKGNMDIELTVDALELADVVDHYVIFSGDGDFRTLVEALQRRGRKVSIVSTMASQPPMISDDLRRQADHFMDLMTLKNEVGRDPSERPVRRPEPAEIDEDDY, encoded by the coding sequence ATGTTCGATCCTCGTGAAAAAATCGCCCTTTTCATCGACGGCGCCAATCTCTACGCCACATCACGCGCACTGGGCTTCGACATCGACTATCGCAAGCTTTTGTCGAGTTTCCAGAAACGAGGATATCTGCTGCGCGCGTACTATTACACGGCGTTGGTCGAAGACCAGGAATACTCCTCGATCCGTCCACTCATCGACTGGCTCGATTACAACGGCTTCAAGGTCGTCACCAAGCCGGCCAAGGAATTCACCGACTCGACCGGCCGAAGGAAAATCAAGGGCAATATGGACATCGAACTCACCGTCGATGCGCTGGAGCTTGCCGATGTCGTTGACCACTATGTCATCTTCTCCGGCGATGGCGACTTCCGCACGCTGGTCGAGGCGCTGCAGCGGCGCGGACGCAAGGTTTCGATCGTATCCACCATGGCCTCGCAGCCACCGATGATCTCGGACGATCTGCGTCGGCAGGCCGATCATTTCATGGACCTGATGACCCTGAAGAACGAAGTTGGCCGCGATCCATCCGAGCGCCCGGTGCGCCGGCCCGAACCCGCCGAGATCGACGAGGACGATTACTGA
- the rpoZ gene encoding DNA-directed RNA polymerase subunit omega, producing the protein MARVTVEDCIDKVDNRFELVLLAGHRARQISQGAQITVPRDNDKNPVVALREIADETLSPDDLKEDLIHSLQKHVEVDEPEADGEAIADQTGGAVAATDADEAEDNVTFDRMTEEDLLAGIEGLVPPEKSDDY; encoded by the coding sequence ATGGCCCGCGTAACCGTTGAAGATTGCATCGACAAGGTCGACAACCGCTTCGAACTGGTGCTTTTGGCAGGTCACCGCGCCCGTCAGATCAGCCAGGGCGCGCAGATCACCGTGCCGCGCGACAACGACAAGAACCCTGTCGTGGCACTCCGCGAGATCGCTGACGAGACCTTGTCGCCCGACGATCTCAAGGAAGACCTGATCCACTCGCTGCAGAAGCATGTCGAAGTCGACGAGCCGGAAGCCGATGGCGAGGCGATCGCCGACCAGACCGGCGGCGCCGTTGCGGCAACCGATGCCGACGAAGCCGAGGACAATGTCACCTTCGATCGCATGACCGAGGAAGACCTGCTGGCCGGCATCGAAGGCCTCGTCCCGCCGGAAAAAAGCGACGACTATTGA
- a CDS encoding uracil-DNA glycosylase, whose amino-acid sequence MPVPLSGSPEPDRNCPLCPRLHDFIAEWRQREPSWFNGPVPTFLPTEGEKSVQLLIIGLAPGVRGANRTGRPFTGDYAGDLLYSTLISHGFARGEFKARPDDGLELVGTAITNAVRCVPPENKPVGAEISTCRTFLVPTIARFPNLRAVLALGSIAHQSTVRALGQRVAAYPFKHGGQLEAGGITLFSSYHCSRYNTNTGVLTEEMFVSVFGKIKAFLQS is encoded by the coding sequence TTGCCAGTTCCCCTGTCAGGTTCGCCCGAGCCAGATCGCAACTGTCCGCTCTGCCCGCGCCTGCACGACTTCATTGCCGAGTGGCGGCAGCGCGAGCCGTCCTGGTTCAACGGACCAGTGCCGACCTTCCTGCCGACCGAGGGGGAGAAGTCGGTCCAACTGCTGATCATCGGGCTGGCGCCCGGCGTGCGCGGCGCGAACCGAACCGGCCGCCCTTTCACCGGTGACTATGCCGGTGACCTGCTCTACAGCACGCTCATTTCACATGGCTTTGCACGCGGAGAGTTCAAGGCAAGGCCGGATGACGGGCTGGAGCTTGTCGGCACCGCGATCACCAATGCGGTGCGCTGCGTGCCGCCCGAGAACAAGCCGGTCGGTGCGGAGATCTCCACATGCCGGACCTTTCTGGTGCCGACGATCGCGCGATTCCCCAATCTGCGCGCCGTGCTGGCACTGGGCTCGATCGCCCATCAATCGACCGTGCGAGCACTTGGCCAGCGCGTCGCCGCCTATCCGTTCAAGCATGGCGGGCAGCTGGAGGCAGGCGGCATCACGCTTTTTTCCAGCTACCACTGCTCGCGCTACAACACCAATACCGGTGTGCTGACCGAAGAAATGTTCGTTAGCGTTTTCGGTAAGATAAAGGCATTTCTGCAGAGCTAG